From a region of the Gossypium raimondii isolate GPD5lz chromosome 10, ASM2569854v1, whole genome shotgun sequence genome:
- the LOC105776910 gene encoding wall-associated receptor kinase 2 produces the protein MPREWGGKPGAVMGFGCMFRELAVFAVLVTIMATSVAAQAKPGCQSNCGNISIPYPFGTANGCNISSHFFIRCNTTLNPPKAFLGYGDLEVLDISLDGSLRVSYSYLIGHDCYNSSGRSLYPQLLFSFSEYFTISHTRNKFTAIGCDTIAYIEAFFEPDSSNSISKKNFSTGCLTFCGDAGDVINGSCSGIGCCQTAIPRGLNWFYFNFSSPRNHSHVLSFNPCSYGFLVEDGAYKFHASDLWDTNFGKNVYPVILDWTIGNQTCEQAKMDPKSYACKQNSDCTVPENGPGYLCKCNPGFQGNPYLSYGCRDINECETQKPCYEFGTCHNTPGSYNCSCPEGFEGDGRKNGTGCHPIFKPQDRESFLILVVTLGIGLSTGLLFLTAGVWWFCKILQKRKYIKLKQKLFERNGGLLLQKKMSSNEGGLDKAKLFSSKELEIATDQYNENRILGCGGQGVVYKGMLSDGRIVAVKKSKTVNEGYLEQFINEIFILSQIDHRNIVKLLGCCLETEVPLLVYEFIPNGTLSHLIHDQNEEYPRSWDTRLRIAAEVASAISYLHSSASIPIYHRDIKSSNILLDEKFRAKVSDFGTSRSISIDQTHLTTQVLGTFGYLDPEYFQSNQFTEKSDVYSFGVVIVELLTGKKAVSTFGSQEKRGLVSYFMSSMEENHLLDIVDAEIGKDDQKDEVVAVAEIAKRCLNLDGRYRPTMKEVAMELERLRSRQGDSIPIDQLKQAEVVVRKSTESWDFTSFSTEHYPNCSMTSTSESDVHPLMLESSLVQDL, from the exons ATGCCGAGAGAGTGGGGGGGAAAACCAGGAGCGGTGATGGGGTTTGGTTGTATGTTTAGGGAGCTTGCTGTGTTTGCAGTTTTGGTAACAATTATGGCAACTTCAGTAGCAGCCCAAGCAAAACCTGGATGTCAAAGCAACTGCGGAAACATAAGCATCCCATACCCATTTGGTACAGCCAATGGTTGCAACATTAGCAGCCACTTTTTCATTCGTTGTAATACCACTTTAAATCCCCCAAAAGCATTCTTAGGCTACGGTGATCTAGAAGTTCTTGACATCTCTCTGGATGGCTCTTTGCGCGTTAGTTATAGTTACTTAATAGGTCATGACTGTTATAATTCATCAGGGCGTAGTTTATATCCCCAATTGTTGTTCTCGTTTTCGGAATATTTTACCATATCTCATACCAGAAACAAGTTCACTGCCATCGGTTGTGACACTATAGCCTACATCGAGGCTTTCTTCGAACCTGACTCTTCAAAcagtatttcaaaaaaaaacttttcaacCGGATGTTTAACATTTTGTGGTGACGCGGGCGATGTAATAAATGGATCTTGCTCCGGCATTGGCTGCTGCCAGACGGCTATTCCTCGAGGATTGAACTGGTTTTACTTCAATTTCAGTAGCCCTCGGAATCACTCCCACGTGTTGAGCTTCAATCCTTGCAGCTATGGATTTCTTGTTGAAGATGGAGCCTATAAGTTCCACGCATCAGATCTTTGGGACACAAATTTCGGCAAAAATGTTTACCCGGTTATTCTTGATTGGACAATCGGGAATCAAACCTGTGAACAAGCTAAAATGGATCCAAAAAGTTATGCTTGCAAGCAAAATAGTGATTGTACAGTTCCAGAAAATGGCCCTGGATATTTGTGCAAGTGTAATCCTGGTTTTCAGGGTAATCCTTACCTCTCATACGGCTGCCGAG atattAATGAATGTGAGACACAGAAGCCTTGCTATGAATTTGGAACATGTCATAATACACCTGGAAGCTACAATTGTTCATGCCCTGAAGGGTTCGAGGGTGATGGCCGGAAAAATGGAACAGGTTGCCATCCTATATTCAAGCCGCAGGACCGTGAGAGTTTTCTCATTCTTGTTGTTACACTAG GTATTGGCTTAAGTACAGGGTTGCTGTTTCTAACTGCTGGGGTTTGGTGGTTTTGTAAGATACTGCAGAAAAGAAAGTACataaaacttaaacaaaaacttTTTGAAAGAAATGGTGGACTGTTGCTTCAGAAAAAGATGTCTTCAAATGAAGGTGGTCTGGATAAAGCTAAACTCTTCAGTTCCAAAGAGTTGGAAATAGCTACCGATCAATATAATGAGAACAGAATATTGGGTTGTGGTGGTCAAGGCGTGGTTTATAAAGGAATGTTGTCTGATGGGAGAATTGTTGCAGTAAAGAAGTCCAAGACTGTAAACGAAGGGTATCTTGAACAATTTATCAATGAGATCTTTATTCTTTCTCAAATTGATCACAGAAATATTGTCAAGCTATTAGGCTGTTGCTTGGAGACCGAAGTGCCCCTCCTTGTTTATGAGTTCATCCCTAATGGAACCCTTTCCCATCTCATTCATGACCAAAATGAAGAGTACCCGAGGTCGTGGGATACACGATTACGCATTGCAGCGGAAGTTGCAAGTGCAATTTCTTACTTGCACTCATCTGCATCCATCCCCATTTATCACCGAGATATCAAGTCTAGTAACATACTACTAGATGAAAAGTTCCGAGCAAAGGTATCAGACTTCGGAACATCTAGATCAATCAGCATTGATCAAACTCACTTGACGACTCAAGTGCTTGGGACTTTTGGATACTTAGATCCTGAATATTTCCAGTCAAATCAATTTACTGAAAAGAGTGATGTTTATAGTTTCGGGGTGGTTATTGTTGAGCTCTTAACTGGTAAAAAGGCAGTCTCGACATTTGGATCGCAAGAAAAGAGAGGCTTAGTCTCGTATTTTATGTCGTCGATGGAAGAAAACCATCTACTGGATATTGTTGATGCTGAAATTGGGAAGGACGATCAAAAGGATGAAGTAGTAGCGGTTGCTGAAATTGCGAAAAGATGCTTGAATTTAGATGGGAGATATAGACCAACAATGAAAGAAGTGGCCATGGAACTCGAGAGACTTAGATCTCGACAAGGTGACAGCATCCCCATTGATCAGCTTAAACAAGCTGAGGTCGTTGTAAGAAAATCGACTGAGAGTTGGGATTTCACTTCATTCTCAACGGAGCATTATCCAAATTGCAGCATGACATCTACATCAGAATCAGATGTTCATCCACTTATGTTGGAATCCAGTTTAGTACAAGATCTCTAA
- the LOC105776913 gene encoding uncharacterized protein LOC105776913 isoform X4 produces MAEGAGEEKKKFSIWDLPDVPMGQLPPHLELQRSRVSCNKDAPIHTESIQYSGAYASMGIDNSSRLDRFSNNFRVEVVRLNEDDMEFDMIGSYMVNWSPKLQTAVSDLTEKTFLKHPKVFLSGPKLVGYE; encoded by the exons ATGGCAGAGGGGGcaggagaagaaaagaagaaattttcaatCTGGGATTTGCCAGATGTGCCAATGGGTCAACTTCCGCCGCATCTTGAACTCCAACGAAGTCGTGTTTCATGCAATAAGGACGCCCCTATCCAT ACTGAGAGTATTCAATATTCTGGCGCTTATGCATCGATGGGAATTGATAATAGTTCACGACTTGACCGATTCTCTAACAACTTTAGAGTTGAAGTGGTTCGACTCAATGAAGATGACATGGAGTTTGATATGATCG GGTCTTACATGGTTAACTGGTCTCCAAAGTTACAGACTGCTGTTTCTGACTTG acgGAGAAAACATTTCTCAAACACCCCAAGGTGTTTTTAAG